The following are encoded in a window of Sphaerisporangium siamense genomic DNA:
- a CDS encoding S8 family peptidase yields MKRITAALALAALTASAVPAIPSAAGTAAARPGPSRGVGTITLITGDRVTVSETPGAPRGYQVTPGAGRKVSFSIEEVAGHTYVLPSDAAPLIGKGLVDERLFDVTQLLEWGYDDAHRAGIPVMTKGGSAPKAAAAGRTLRSVGLKAAEVPKAQAATVWRQLRPAAGARTLASGVSKLWLDGGVSPALDKSVPQIGAPEAWKNGLTGKGVTVAVLDTGYDPDHPDLKGVVSQTANFTDEPDMRDLVDHGTHVASTVAGSGAASGGKYKGVAPDAKIAVGKVMGAGGNNQVSDVIAGMEWAATEIKAPVVNMSLSIPDTRGLDPLEEAVNTLSEQTGTLFVVAAGNLRTANEPIRSPGSADAALTVGAVDRNDKLAPISCTGPRIIDQAVKPDITAPGMGIVAARSGATGPGDPYVAMSGTSMATPHVAGAAAILAQQHPGWNGDRLKAALIATAKPGDGMTPYEQGAGRVDVARAVTQSVTNDTGNLWTYLAWPHNGEEVAKKVTYTNASQEPVELALTEDGPYTLSADHLTVPAGGDASVTLTLDSGRRPGVYTGTLTATAGELTVRSLAGAYIEPESYDLTIRAIGRDGSPVQAVDAALINLKTGERARPRFVDGVAELRLGPGEWNLNAQLSEQGVHTLTDRTFTIGPAAVRLTLDARLGKRVSLTVDDPAAGPTGQLTINLSDTGSNGYVREYLIPQGEAAYTLPSSRPGLEYLAYQVLTAGGAAPSRYDLVDRRTGQIPADPGRRFARADLAKVGLTFRAQNVDATAQFARWFVLRGKDKDLRSDPTTVTIPSTVDNYLTPGQDLLWSGRLTQGGYSLVDLQQRPVAAGQSAELWNAAVTGPSASRVTRTGDELAYTPEGLFTDAGTGHTGWDSDVTGTVSLAKDGEVLERIELEDCFVPDWCSLASQVPAGEGVYTVNVSARRDVPHSALATAIDSSWTFTSAHTGDSTPLAVPSVRFAPEGLDAYNRARPGTVTEIPITADGGELTTPAIEASFDDGATWQTLQVRQNGTGWTTSVTNPATPGHVTLRASATGPGGVQVKQMITRAYAVQN; encoded by the coding sequence ATGAAACGAATAACCGCAGCACTCGCCCTCGCGGCATTGACCGCGTCGGCGGTGCCGGCGATACCCTCGGCCGCCGGCACGGCCGCGGCACGGCCTGGCCCCTCGCGGGGGGTCGGCACCATCACCCTCATCACCGGCGACCGGGTGACCGTGTCGGAGACGCCCGGCGCCCCGCGGGGATACCAGGTGACGCCGGGCGCCGGGCGCAAGGTCTCCTTCTCGATCGAGGAGGTCGCCGGGCACACCTACGTGCTGCCCTCCGACGCCGCGCCGCTGATCGGCAAGGGCCTGGTGGACGAGCGCCTGTTCGACGTGACGCAGTTGCTGGAGTGGGGCTACGACGACGCCCACCGCGCCGGCATCCCCGTCATGACCAAGGGCGGCAGCGCCCCCAAGGCCGCCGCCGCCGGGCGTACCCTGCGCTCCGTCGGCCTGAAGGCCGCCGAGGTGCCCAAGGCGCAGGCCGCCACGGTCTGGCGGCAGCTGCGCCCCGCCGCGGGCGCCAGAACGCTCGCGTCCGGCGTGTCCAAGCTGTGGCTGGACGGCGGGGTCTCCCCGGCCCTGGACAAGAGCGTCCCGCAGATCGGCGCCCCCGAGGCGTGGAAGAACGGACTGACCGGCAAGGGCGTCACGGTGGCCGTCCTTGACACCGGCTACGACCCCGACCACCCCGACCTCAAGGGCGTCGTCTCGCAGACCGCAAACTTCACCGACGAGCCCGACATGAGGGACCTGGTCGACCACGGCACCCATGTGGCCTCCACCGTCGCGGGGTCGGGCGCGGCCTCCGGCGGCAAGTACAAAGGCGTCGCCCCCGACGCCAAGATCGCCGTCGGCAAGGTCATGGGGGCCGGCGGCAACAACCAGGTGTCCGACGTGATCGCCGGCATGGAGTGGGCGGCCACCGAGATCAAGGCGCCGGTTGTCAACATGAGCCTCAGCATCCCGGACACCCGCGGGCTGGACCCGCTCGAAGAGGCGGTCAACACCCTCAGCGAGCAGACGGGAACCCTGTTCGTCGTCGCGGCCGGCAACCTGAGAACAGCCAATGAGCCCATCCGCAGTCCCGGCAGCGCCGATGCCGCGCTCACGGTGGGGGCGGTGGACCGGAACGACAAACTGGCCCCCATCTCCTGCACGGGCCCGCGCATCATCGACCAAGCCGTCAAACCGGACATCACCGCACCAGGCATGGGAATCGTCGCGGCACGCAGCGGAGCCACCGGCCCCGGCGACCCGTACGTGGCCATGAGCGGCACCTCGATGGCGACCCCGCACGTGGCCGGCGCCGCCGCCATCCTCGCCCAGCAGCACCCCGGCTGGAACGGCGACCGGCTCAAGGCCGCGCTCATCGCCACGGCCAAGCCGGGCGACGGCATGACGCCCTACGAGCAAGGCGCCGGCCGGGTCGACGTGGCCCGCGCGGTCACGCAGAGCGTGACGAACGACACCGGCAACCTCTGGACCTACCTCGCCTGGCCCCACAACGGCGAGGAGGTCGCCAAGAAGGTCACCTACACCAACGCCTCCCAGGAGCCGGTGGAACTCGCGCTGACCGAAGACGGTCCCTACACGCTGTCCGCCGACCACCTCACCGTCCCGGCGGGCGGCGACGCCTCGGTGACCCTCACCCTGGACTCCGGCCGGCGCCCGGGCGTCTACACCGGCACGCTCACCGCCACCGCGGGCGAGCTCACCGTACGCAGCCTGGCCGGCGCCTACATCGAACCCGAGTCCTACGACCTGACGATCAGGGCCATCGGCAGGGACGGCAGTCCTGTTCAGGCGGTCGACGCGGCGCTGATCAACCTCAAGACCGGTGAACGCGCCCGACCGCGGTTCGTCGACGGTGTCGCGGAGCTCCGTCTGGGGCCCGGCGAGTGGAATCTCAACGCCCAACTGTCGGAGCAGGGCGTACACACGCTCACCGACCGCACGTTCACCATCGGCCCCGCGGCCGTGAGGTTGACGCTCGACGCCCGCCTGGGCAAGCGGGTGAGCCTCACGGTGGACGACCCCGCGGCCGGACCCACCGGCCAGCTCACGATCAATCTGAGCGACACCGGGAGCAACGGGTACGTGCGCGAATACCTGATCCCCCAGGGGGAGGCCGCGTACACGCTGCCCTCCAGCCGGCCGGGCCTGGAATACCTGGCATACCAGGTGCTGACGGCGGGTGGCGCGGCACCGAGCCGGTACGACCTGGTCGACCGCCGCACCGGCCAGATCCCCGCCGACCCCGGCAGGCGATTCGCGAGGGCCGACCTCGCCAAGGTCGGCTTGACCTTCCGCGCCCAGAACGTGGACGCCACGGCGCAGTTCGCCAGGTGGTTCGTCCTTCGCGGCAAGGACAAGGATCTGCGCAGTGATCCCACCACCGTCACGATTCCCAGCACGGTCGACAACTATCTGACGCCGGGACAGGACCTGCTCTGGTCCGGCCGGCTCACGCAGGGGGGCTACTCCCTCGTCGACCTTCAGCAGCGGCCCGTGGCCGCCGGGCAGTCCGCCGAGCTGTGGAACGCGGCGGTGACCGGCCCCTCCGCGTCACGCGTGACGCGGACCGGCGACGAACTGGCCTACACGCCGGAGGGGCTGTTCACCGACGCCGGCACCGGCCACACCGGCTGGGACAGCGACGTCACCGGCACGGTGTCCCTGGCCAAGGACGGCGAGGTCCTGGAGCGGATCGAGCTGGAAGACTGCTTCGTCCCCGACTGGTGCTCCCTCGCCTCGCAGGTCCCCGCCGGCGAGGGCGTCTACACCGTGAACGTCTCGGCCCGCCGTGACGTCCCCCACTCCGCGCTGGCCACGGCGATCGACTCCTCGTGGACGTTCACCTCGGCCCACACCGGCGACAGCACGCCACTCGCGGTGCCGTCGGTGCGATTCGCCCCCGAGGGGCTGGACGCCTACAACCGGGCCAGGCCCGGCACGGTGACCGAGATCCCGATCACCGCCGACGGCGGCGAGCTGACGACACCGGCGATCGAGGCGTCCTTCGACGACGGCGCCACCTGGCAGACGCTGCAGGTCCGCCAGAACGGCACGGGCTGGACCACCTCGGTGACCAACCCCGCCACCCCCGGCCACGTCACCCTGCGCGCCTCCGCCACCGGGCCCGGCGGTGTGCAGGTGAAGCAGATGATCACCCGGGCGTACGCCGTCCAGAACTGA